The Lentzea guizhouensis genome contains a region encoding:
- a CDS encoding SRPBCC family protein — protein MKYTVSLEIALPRERVVQLLADPEQMPKWLRGLVVHEPLDGAHGQVGTRSRVVLKSGQQEFEAVETITRREPAVLQGIPQDVVVHFEREIVGKGMWSATRDHLSESGPERTLWVSENEYRFDGVVMRLVGLLMPGTFRKQSLRHMEDFKAFAEDGKDVRG, from the coding sequence ATGAAGTACACCGTCTCGCTGGAGATCGCCCTGCCGCGGGAGAGGGTGGTCCAGCTGCTCGCCGACCCGGAGCAGATGCCGAAGTGGCTGCGCGGCCTGGTGGTGCACGAGCCGCTGGACGGGGCGCACGGTCAGGTCGGCACCAGGTCACGTGTGGTGCTGAAGTCGGGACAACAGGAGTTCGAGGCGGTGGAGACGATCACCCGTCGTGAACCTGCTGTCCTGCAGGGGATTCCGCAGGACGTAGTCGTCCACTTCGAACGCGAGATCGTCGGGAAGGGCATGTGGAGTGCCACTCGGGACCACCTGTCGGAGAGCGGTCCGGAGAGGACGCTCTGGGTGAGTGAGAACGAGTACCGGTTCGACGGTGTGGTGATGCGGCTCGTGGGGTTGCTGATGCCCGGCACGTTCCGCAAGCAGTCGCTGCGGCACATGGAGGACTTCAAGGCGTTCGCGGAAGACGGGAAGGACGTCCGCGGCTGA
- a CDS encoding DUF1996 domain-containing protein: MSAVAVVAAGTATVALAAKDGEPAPRSAFVPIEQVAKNVVTPKVGQNGAKGVFTVDCGTNENGKFSADNPVAQPGLQHGAQHVHDFVGNLSISADSSDESLEDAETTCRNGDRSSYFWPVVRINPKANTGSSVPPDKIEEPGEVACPGVGNRLPAIPQRVRDEIMKNLQQLAQQLREANDRVARAQNPGDPNFVNNTVLGPLRAKRAATLDRIATAMSRSGRKPNLTPLADCDVRFGHGGHGGGHGNHSKPRKFAGEGLLQQAEQNGAEQDAATPTIKCPSVREALPGVPDQALDEVDRELNGLDKQIAEANQRLVTSKGQGGANFVDNAILGPLKDKRAATLDRIAIAIGRGAEKPQGLERLAKCGLNGDEGGENGEGGENNNGGNNNGGNNNGGNNNGNGNNGNGNGNNGGNNNGGNNNGGNNNGGNNNGGNNGGATTTTAPPLAAPTGKNLELVGNVGKIVRPAQVKIEYRGNATSKVTAMPKFLKMVTGDAKPTSRGPANARATWTCSGFEDRLSDKYVVCPSGSKVMRVHDFAGCWDGQNADSANHRDHVRFADKQTGACPQGFKAIPQLRISISYDISRDVQQKGQYQLDAFPEENHNPFSDHNDFANVNSEQTMAKIVKCVNDGRKCS; this comes from the coding sequence TTGTCAGCGGTCGCGGTGGTCGCTGCGGGTACCGCCACCGTGGCACTGGCCGCGAAGGACGGCGAACCGGCGCCACGCAGCGCTTTCGTGCCCATTGAGCAGGTCGCGAAGAACGTCGTCACGCCCAAGGTCGGCCAGAACGGCGCCAAGGGCGTGTTCACGGTCGACTGCGGCACGAACGAGAACGGCAAGTTCAGCGCCGACAACCCGGTCGCCCAGCCGGGGCTGCAGCACGGCGCCCAGCACGTCCACGACTTCGTGGGCAACCTGTCCATCAGCGCCGACTCGTCCGACGAGAGCCTCGAGGACGCGGAGACCACCTGTCGCAACGGTGACCGCTCGTCGTACTTCTGGCCGGTCGTGCGCATCAACCCCAAGGCCAACACGGGTTCCTCCGTGCCGCCGGACAAGATCGAGGAGCCCGGCGAGGTCGCCTGCCCCGGCGTCGGGAACCGGCTGCCCGCCATTCCCCAGCGGGTCCGGGACGAGATCATGAAGAACCTGCAGCAGCTCGCCCAGCAGCTCAGGGAAGCCAACGACCGGGTCGCACGCGCCCAGAACCCCGGCGACCCGAACTTCGTCAACAACACCGTTCTGGGTCCGTTGCGCGCCAAGCGGGCCGCCACGCTCGACCGCATCGCCACCGCCATGAGCCGGTCGGGGCGCAAGCCGAACCTGACCCCGCTCGCCGACTGCGACGTGCGCTTCGGCCACGGCGGTCACGGCGGCGGCCACGGCAACCACTCGAAGCCGCGCAAGTTCGCCGGTGAGGGCCTTCTGCAGCAGGCCGAGCAGAACGGCGCCGAGCAGGACGCCGCCACGCCGACGATCAAGTGCCCGTCGGTGCGCGAGGCGCTGCCCGGTGTGCCCGACCAAGCTCTCGACGAGGTGGACCGCGAGCTCAACGGGCTGGACAAGCAGATTGCCGAAGCCAACCAGCGCCTGGTGACCAGCAAGGGCCAGGGCGGGGCGAACTTCGTCGACAACGCGATCCTCGGGCCGCTGAAGGACAAGCGGGCCGCCACGCTCGACCGGATCGCGATCGCCATCGGCCGCGGCGCCGAGAAGCCGCAGGGGCTGGAGCGCCTCGCGAAGTGCGGTCTGAACGGCGATGAGGGCGGCGAGAACGGCGAGGGTGGCGAGAACAACAACGGCGGCAACAACAACGGCGGCAACAACAACGGCGGCAACAACAACGGCAACGGGAACAACGGGAACGGGAACGGCAACAACGGCGGGAACAACAACGGCGGGAACAACAACGGCGGGAACAACAACGGGGGCAACAACAACGGCGGCAACAACGGTGGTGCCACCACCACGACCGCTCCGCCCCTGGCCGCTCCCACCGGCAAGAACCTCGAGCTCGTCGGCAACGTCGGCAAGATCGTCCGGCCGGCCCAGGTGAAGATCGAGTACCGCGGCAACGCGACCAGCAAGGTCACGGCCATGCCGAAGTTCCTCAAGATGGTCACCGGCGACGCCAAGCCGACCAGCCGCGGCCCCGCCAACGCCCGTGCGACGTGGACCTGCAGCGGCTTCGAGGACCGGCTGTCCGACAAGTACGTGGTCTGCCCCAGCGGCAGCAAGGTCATGCGGGTGCACGACTTCGCGGGCTGCTGGGACGGTCAGAACGCCGACAGCGCCAACCACCGCGACCACGTCCGGTTCGCCGACAAGCAGACCGGCGCCTGCCCGCAGGGCTTCAAGGCCATCCCGCAGCTGCGGATCAGCATCTCCTACGACATCTCCCGCGACGTCCAGCAGAAGGGCCAGTACCAGCTCGACGCGTTCCCGGAGGAGAACCACAACCCGTTCTCCGACCACAACGACTTCGCCAACGTCAACTCCGAGCAGACGATGGCCAAGATCGTGAAGTGCGTCAACGACGGGCGCAAGTGCTCCTGA
- a CDS encoding MerR family transcriptional regulator, giving the protein MHLSFTSPRQVKIGDAAAFAGTTPRAIRHYHQIGLLPEPERGADGRRRYGYDDMIRLLWIRRMAEAGIKLDDIRTAFDETQDITDSLSRLEETLAAQEADIRRQRLAVQRLRAVGSPLGLLSDLVTDRLSHLPPDALRPADLETLLVTERIFGPPAAAIQASTFIALATHPDLRAEYDRLDAAEAALDDGVEPDDPRVEELALQRYAHLKAVERAIEAAGLDADDEELLEMDVEEEDRQMSAYEAFTKMPYDFSPARMRCVVRAGQLLGEDLPSS; this is encoded by the coding sequence ATGCATCTGTCCTTCACGTCGCCGCGTCAGGTCAAGATCGGTGATGCCGCCGCCTTCGCCGGAACGACGCCGCGCGCCATCCGCCACTACCACCAGATCGGCCTGCTGCCCGAGCCCGAGCGAGGTGCGGACGGCCGCCGCCGTTACGGCTACGACGACATGATCCGTCTGCTGTGGATCCGCAGGATGGCGGAGGCCGGCATCAAGCTCGACGACATTCGCACCGCGTTCGACGAGACCCAGGACATCACGGACAGCCTGAGCCGCCTGGAGGAGACCCTGGCCGCCCAGGAGGCCGACATCCGCCGGCAACGCCTGGCCGTCCAGCGCCTGCGAGCCGTGGGCAGCCCACTCGGACTGCTCTCGGACCTGGTGACCGACCGGCTCAGCCACCTGCCCCCTGACGCGCTGCGCCCCGCCGACCTGGAAACCCTGCTGGTCACCGAACGGATCTTCGGCCCGCCCGCCGCCGCCATCCAGGCCAGCACGTTCATCGCCCTGGCCACTCACCCCGACCTGCGCGCGGAGTACGACCGCCTGGACGCCGCCGAGGCCGCACTCGACGACGGCGTCGAGCCGGACGACCCGCGGGTGGAAGAGCTCGCACTGCAGCGGTACGCCCACCTCAAGGCCGTGGAGCGGGCCATCGAGGCGGCCGGGCTGGACGCGGACGACGAGGAGCTCTTGGAGATGGACGTGGAGGAGGAAGACAGGCAAATGAGCGCTTACGAAGCGTTCACCAAGATGCCGTACGACTTCTCCCCCGCCCGGATGCGCTGCGTCGTGCGCGCGGGACAGCTGCTCGGCGAGGACCTCCCGAGCAGCTGA
- a CDS encoding response regulator transcription factor yields MTIRVLLADDQPLIRAGFRVLIDSAPDLEVVGEAADGLEALDLLRTTRADVVVMDIRMPRLDGLETTRRITADEHLAGVKVLVVTTFEVDEHVAQAIRAGAGGFLGKGVDAAELMAAIRTVAQGDALLSPKATKALIGRFLTQRGSEPVNPERLDALTHREREVVALAANGMSNDEIADQLVVSPLTVKTHVNRAMVKLDARDRAQLVVVAYQTGLVRF; encoded by the coding sequence ATGACCATCCGCGTCCTGCTCGCCGACGACCAGCCGCTCATCCGCGCGGGCTTCCGCGTGCTCATCGACTCCGCACCCGACCTCGAGGTCGTGGGCGAAGCAGCCGACGGCCTGGAAGCACTCGACCTGCTCCGCACGACCCGCGCCGACGTCGTGGTCATGGACATCCGCATGCCCCGCCTCGACGGCCTGGAGACCACCCGCCGCATCACCGCCGACGAGCACCTCGCGGGCGTCAAAGTGCTGGTGGTGACCACGTTCGAGGTCGACGAGCACGTGGCCCAGGCCATCCGGGCCGGCGCGGGCGGGTTCCTCGGCAAGGGCGTCGACGCCGCGGAGCTGATGGCCGCGATCCGCACCGTCGCCCAGGGTGACGCCCTGCTGTCCCCGAAGGCCACCAAGGCCTTGATCGGCCGGTTCCTGACCCAGCGCGGCAGCGAGCCGGTCAACCCCGAACGCCTGGACGCCCTGACCCACCGCGAACGTGAGGTCGTCGCCCTGGCCGCCAACGGCATGTCCAACGACGAGATCGCGGACCAGCTCGTCGTCTCGCCGCTCACCGTCAAGACCCACGTCAACCGGGCGATGGTGAAGCTCGACGCCCGCGACCGCGCCCAGCTCGTCGTCGTGGCGTACCAGACCGGCTTGGTCCGTTTCTGA
- a CDS encoding DNA-formamidopyrimidine glycosylase family protein, whose amino-acid sequence MAEGDTVARIAARLDTATAGALIVHSDVRHPRFATVDLAGQRILEWRARGKHLLSRTDAGLTVHSHLRMTGSWSVLRPHKRLPARVLSQLRIALRLDDDRTIVGVALPVLTVLRTRDERTVMGHLGPDLLGADTTGADSIAVAAERVAAAGGQAVVAALLDQRRVAGLGNMWAQELLFLHRVDPWRAADTVAGLEELLTDARRRLRHAVHANPKQNTTGRSTPPHWVYGRARRPCLRCGTPISFRPADLTAHGRETWWCPVCQV is encoded by the coding sequence ATGGCGGAGGGAGACACCGTGGCGCGGATCGCGGCGCGGCTCGACACCGCCACCGCCGGGGCGTTGATCGTCCACAGTGACGTCCGGCATCCGCGGTTCGCCACTGTCGACCTGGCCGGGCAACGGATCCTCGAATGGCGCGCGCGGGGCAAGCACCTGTTGTCCCGCACCGATGCCGGCCTGACCGTCCACTCGCACCTGAGGATGACCGGTTCCTGGTCCGTGTTGCGCCCGCACAAGCGGTTGCCCGCACGGGTCCTGTCGCAGTTGCGGATCGCGTTGCGGCTGGACGACGACCGCACGATCGTCGGGGTCGCGCTGCCGGTGCTGACCGTGCTGCGGACACGTGACGAGCGGACGGTGATGGGACACCTCGGCCCGGACCTGCTCGGTGCGGACACCACGGGTGCCGACAGCATCGCCGTTGCGGCGGAACGGGTCGCGGCGGCCGGCGGACAGGCGGTCGTGGCGGCGCTGCTCGACCAGCGCCGGGTGGCGGGGCTGGGCAACATGTGGGCGCAGGAGCTGCTCTTCCTGCACCGCGTCGACCCGTGGCGGGCCGCGGACACCGTCGCCGGCCTGGAGGAGTTGCTCACCGACGCCCGGCGGCGGTTGCGGCACGCGGTCCACGCGAACCCGAAGCAGAACACCACCGGCAGGTCGACACCTCCACATTGGGTCTACGGGAGGGCGCGGCGTCCGTGCCTGCGTTGTGGCACACCGATCTCGTTCCGGCCGGCCGATCTCACCGCCCACGGCCGGGAGACCTGGTGGTGCCCGGTCTGCCAGGTCTGA
- a CDS encoding sensor histidine kinase, with protein MFALLRSVWDEPRPAPAVVRLWRDRVLVLVLLLIAVLEAVLRSGLDTRAGSLVVAVVLLPLLLVRRSRPLMAVVVAFGVAAVASLVFWGEPELNVMVFMLLFPFSLFRWGSGREAVVGLAVMLGKIGLSAVLGFVSAGDAVAGTAVLGTACALGAAVRYRARARAREFDQVKLLERERLARDLHDTVAHHVSAMAIRAQAGLATAAARPEAAIEALTLIEAEASRALTEMRTMVRALRRNDSADLAPSPGVADVALLASPGPPGPEVDVRIDGPVDALPGSVGTAVYRLTQESVTNARRHARHATRIEVRVTVGDSSVHLRVSDDGDTGGVRGAAAQGHGLIGMKERADLLGGSCEAGPNPDRGWTVTAVLPLTGAAR; from the coding sequence ATGTTCGCCCTCCTGCGGTCGGTGTGGGACGAGCCCCGGCCGGCACCCGCGGTGGTGCGGCTCTGGCGGGACCGGGTGCTCGTCCTCGTCCTGTTGCTGATCGCGGTGCTCGAGGCGGTGTTGCGGTCCGGTCTGGACACGCGGGCCGGCTCGCTGGTCGTGGCGGTGGTGCTGCTGCCGTTGCTGCTGGTGCGCCGGAGCAGGCCGTTGATGGCGGTGGTCGTGGCGTTCGGGGTGGCCGCGGTCGCCTCGCTGGTGTTCTGGGGCGAGCCGGAGCTCAACGTCATGGTGTTCATGCTGCTGTTCCCCTTCTCGCTGTTCCGGTGGGGGTCGGGGCGCGAGGCGGTGGTCGGGCTGGCGGTGATGCTCGGCAAGATCGGGCTGTCGGCGGTGCTCGGGTTCGTCAGCGCGGGTGATGCGGTGGCCGGCACAGCGGTCCTGGGGACCGCGTGCGCTCTCGGGGCCGCGGTGCGGTACCGGGCACGGGCGCGAGCGCGGGAGTTCGACCAGGTCAAGCTGCTGGAACGGGAGCGGCTCGCCCGGGACCTGCACGACACGGTGGCGCACCACGTCTCGGCGATGGCGATCCGGGCGCAGGCGGGGCTCGCGACGGCGGCGGCGCGGCCGGAGGCGGCCATCGAGGCGCTCACGCTGATCGAGGCGGAGGCGTCGCGGGCGCTCACCGAGATGCGCACGATGGTGCGAGCCCTGCGCCGCAACGACTCCGCGGACCTGGCGCCGAGTCCCGGCGTCGCCGACGTCGCACTGCTCGCGAGCCCCGGACCGCCGGGACCCGAGGTGGACGTGCGGATCGACGGGCCCGTCGACGCCCTTCCCGGGTCGGTGGGAACCGCCGTCTACCGGCTCACCCAGGAGTCGGTCACGAACGCGCGCCGGCACGCCCGGCACGCCACCCGCATCGAGGTGCGCGTCACGGTCGGCGACTCGTCGGTGCACCTGCGGGTGAGCGACGACGGCGACACCGGCGGGGTGCGCGGTGCCGCGGCGCAGGGGCACGGGCTGATCGGCATGAAGGAGCGCGCGGACTTGCTCGGAGGCAGCTGCGAGGCCGGCCCGAACCCGGACCGGGGGTGGACCGTGACCGCGGTGCTGCCGCTGACCGGAGCGGCCCGATGA
- a CDS encoding AAA family ATPase, whose product MPSSATSLDTAAELLALLHNTTTEPRVDTQLEALALAVSADLPVLLWGEPGIGKTAALTHLAETLDLPLTTVIASVHEPSDFAGLPVVGDDPATQGVPMAPPDWAVRLVRAGRGLLFLDELSTAPPAVQAALLRVVLERRIGTLHLPPGVRIVAAANPRSSAADGWELSPPLANRFVHLQWVHDHDVVVRGLGGTWPKATLPRLDPHRLSDAVAFARRAVCGLLTTRPNLVHQLPKTETRRGGPWPSPRSWDMALRLVAFATAADTSRDVLSMLVRGTVGDGPGLELLSSMDHMDLPDPEELLADPAAAVLPERGDLRQAVLDGVVAAVRKQPSEARWDAAWSLLVRALETGAPDLVVVPAATLAALRQDGWQVPSSIDQLAGAVSLAQRADRIPAGARR is encoded by the coding sequence ATGCCTTCTTCCGCCACGTCCTTGGACACAGCCGCCGAACTGCTCGCCCTGCTTCACAACACGACGACCGAACCGCGCGTCGACACCCAGCTGGAGGCTCTGGCGCTGGCCGTGTCCGCCGACCTGCCGGTGCTGCTCTGGGGCGAACCGGGAATCGGCAAGACCGCGGCCCTCACCCACCTCGCGGAGACACTCGACCTGCCGCTCACCACGGTGATCGCCAGCGTGCACGAGCCGTCCGACTTCGCCGGTCTGCCCGTGGTCGGCGACGACCCCGCGACGCAGGGCGTGCCGATGGCCCCGCCGGACTGGGCGGTGCGCCTGGTTCGGGCCGGCCGCGGTCTGCTGTTCCTCGACGAGCTGTCCACCGCGCCGCCGGCCGTGCAGGCCGCGTTGCTGCGGGTGGTGCTGGAACGGCGGATCGGCACCCTGCACCTGCCTCCCGGTGTCCGGATCGTCGCCGCCGCCAACCCGCGTTCCTCCGCCGCCGACGGCTGGGAGCTCAGCCCGCCGCTCGCGAACCGGTTCGTGCACCTGCAGTGGGTGCACGACCACGACGTGGTGGTGCGCGGACTCGGTGGCACGTGGCCGAAAGCGACGTTGCCCCGGCTCGACCCGCACCGCCTGTCCGACGCCGTCGCCTTCGCTCGCCGGGCGGTGTGCGGACTTCTGACCACGCGGCCGAACCTCGTGCACCAGCTGCCGAAGACCGAGACCCGCCGAGGTGGTCCCTGGCCCTCACCGCGCAGCTGGGACATGGCGCTGCGGCTGGTGGCGTTCGCGACCGCGGCCGACACCTCCCGCGACGTGCTGTCCATGCTCGTGCGCGGCACCGTCGGCGACGGTCCCGGCCTGGAGCTGTTGTCCAGCATGGACCACATGGACCTGCCCGACCCCGAGGAGCTCCTCGCGGACCCGGCGGCGGCCGTCCTGCCCGAACGCGGCGACCTGCGCCAGGCGGTGCTCGACGGCGTGGTCGCGGCGGTGCGCAAGCAGCCGAGCGAGGCCCGCTGGGACGCGGCGTGGTCGTTGCTGGTGCGCGCACTGGAGACCGGCGCACCCGACCTGGTGGTCGTCCCCGCCGCCACCCTCGCCGCGCTGCGCCAGGACGGCTGGCAGGTGCCCTCGTCGATCGACCAGCTGGCCGGCGCGGTGTCACTGGCACAGCGGGCGGACCGGATCCCGGCGGGTGCCCGCCGATGA
- a CDS encoding response regulator transcription factor: MSVRVIVADDQEIVRTGLAMILGVQEGIEVVGQAPDGRQAVELARRLRPDVCLFDIRMPGIDGIEATRLLAGPGVPDPLAVVVITTFDLDEYVYAALRAGAKGFLLKDAGPALLAQAVHAAAAGDALIAPSVTARLLETFADTGPAGPAAQPVEPLTEREEQVLAAVAGGRTNSEVAKELHITLSTVKSHIASLMAKIGARNRVEIAIWAYETKRVRGGFRPQSAESTTTAPDHRPG, encoded by the coding sequence ATGAGCGTCCGCGTCATCGTCGCCGACGACCAGGAGATCGTCCGCACCGGGCTCGCGATGATCCTCGGCGTCCAGGAGGGCATCGAGGTCGTCGGCCAGGCGCCGGACGGGCGGCAGGCCGTGGAGCTGGCCAGGCGGCTGCGGCCGGACGTGTGCCTGTTCGACATCCGGATGCCGGGGATCGACGGCATCGAGGCCACCCGCCTGCTCGCCGGGCCCGGCGTCCCCGATCCGCTCGCCGTCGTCGTGATCACCACCTTCGACCTCGACGAGTACGTCTACGCCGCGCTGCGGGCGGGTGCCAAGGGCTTCCTGCTCAAGGACGCCGGCCCCGCGCTGCTCGCCCAGGCCGTGCACGCCGCGGCCGCCGGTGACGCGCTGATCGCTCCGAGCGTCACGGCCCGGCTGCTCGAGACGTTCGCGGACACCGGGCCTGCCGGCCCCGCCGCGCAGCCGGTCGAGCCGCTCACCGAACGCGAGGAGCAGGTCCTCGCCGCCGTCGCGGGCGGGCGCACGAACAGCGAGGTCGCCAAGGAGCTCCACATCACGCTCAGCACCGTCAAGTCCCACATCGCCAGCCTGATGGCGAAGATCGGTGCCAGGAACCGGGTCGAGATCGCGATCTGGGCCTACGAGACCAAGCGCGTCCGGGGCGGGTTCCGGCCGCAGTCGGCCGAAAGTACGACGACCGCGCCCGACCATCGGCCAGGATGA
- a CDS encoding DUF2201 family putative metallopeptidase: MSLDEEKLFAARLYAVRCRPYLATALFALHVVESRQVPTMAVDRYWRCYVSPAFVDRMPVQQLAGVWVHEVSHLLRDHHGRSDRYAAKHELSGPGERLRMNIAADCEINDDVFDHDLVRPKDAVHPAMLKLSPGELMEDYLRQFRLGPQTNGWAWLDCGSGADGLDRDWDLGPGSAAGLTAEERDAVRFRVAQGITARPATHRRLARAEEAFQPPQPWRDLLGAAVRSAISGPGVGEDYTYGRPARRSAALPGVVLPSLRRRPPRVVVIVDTSGSVSDSELGSALVEIAAIVQAVGGRRDLVCVLSCDAAAHITQELCSAGGITMVGGGGTDLRAGFAKAARTTPRPDVVVALTDGQTPWPQVKPPFRTVVGLFSRPLRVNEDNPEYAPDAPPEWARVVTIG; this comes from the coding sequence ATGAGCCTGGACGAGGAGAAGTTGTTCGCTGCCAGGCTGTACGCGGTCCGGTGCCGGCCTTACCTGGCGACGGCGTTGTTCGCGTTGCACGTGGTGGAGTCGCGGCAGGTGCCCACCATGGCCGTGGACAGGTACTGGCGCTGTTACGTGTCACCGGCGTTCGTGGACCGGATGCCGGTGCAGCAGCTGGCCGGCGTCTGGGTGCACGAGGTGTCCCACCTGCTGCGCGACCACCACGGGCGCAGCGACCGGTACGCGGCGAAGCACGAGCTGTCCGGGCCTGGCGAACGGCTGCGGATGAACATCGCCGCCGACTGCGAGATCAACGACGACGTGTTCGACCACGACCTGGTCCGCCCGAAAGACGCAGTCCACCCGGCGATGCTCAAGCTGTCCCCCGGCGAGCTGATGGAGGACTACCTGCGCCAGTTCCGGCTCGGACCGCAGACGAACGGCTGGGCGTGGCTCGACTGCGGCAGCGGCGCCGACGGCCTGGACCGCGACTGGGACCTGGGCCCGGGCAGCGCGGCGGGGCTCACCGCCGAGGAACGGGACGCGGTCCGGTTCCGCGTGGCACAGGGCATCACCGCCCGCCCGGCGACGCACCGGCGGCTGGCGCGGGCGGAGGAGGCGTTCCAGCCCCCGCAACCGTGGCGAGACCTGCTGGGGGCGGCGGTCCGCTCGGCGATCTCCGGCCCCGGCGTCGGCGAGGACTACACCTACGGCCGACCCGCACGCAGATCAGCCGCCCTGCCCGGGGTCGTCCTGCCCAGCCTGCGCCGCCGACCGCCCCGGGTCGTGGTCATCGTCGACACGTCCGGCTCCGTGAGCGACTCCGAACTGGGCAGCGCGCTCGTCGAGATCGCCGCGATCGTCCAGGCCGTGGGCGGCCGGCGTGACCTCGTCTGCGTGCTGTCGTGCGACGCCGCCGCCCACATCACGCAGGAACTGTGCAGTGCCGGAGGAATCACGATGGTGGGTGGCGGCGGTACCGATCTGCGCGCCGGCTTCGCCAAGGCCGCGCGGACCACTCCCCGTCCGGACGTCGTGGTGGCGTTGACCGACGGGCAGACGCCGTGGCCTCAGGTCAAGCCGCCCTTCCGGACTGTGGTGGGCCTGTTCTCGCGACCGTTGCGGGTGAACGAGGACAACCCCGAGTACGCGCCGGACGCGCCGCCCGAGTGGGCTCGGGTGGTGACGATCGGGTAG
- a CDS encoding NAD(P)-dependent alcohol dehydrogenase: MRAVVQDRYGSPDALELRDVEPPAATGDEVLVRVRAASVNAYDWHMMRGDPYLARLTGIGFAGPRRKIRGRDFAGTVEAVGRDVRRFRPGDEVYGDLGAADGAFAEYVCVSEDLVETKPATLTFEQAAAVPLAGLTALTALRDAGKLQPGQRVLVNGASGGVGTFAVQIAKSTGAEVTGVCSTRNVDLVASIGADHIVDYTAADFTRSGTRYDLVLDLVGNHSLTALRRALAPGGTIVLSGGGVFTGGSLVGPMSLLVRARLQAPFVRDRLVVLTTAPDREVLAALRDLAESGAFTPVVDRVYPLAEVPAALRYVETEHARAKVVITV, from the coding sequence ATGAGAGCCGTCGTCCAAGACCGGTACGGATCGCCGGACGCGCTGGAACTGCGCGACGTGGAGCCGCCGGCCGCCACCGGCGACGAGGTGCTCGTGCGGGTGCGCGCGGCCTCCGTGAACGCCTACGACTGGCACATGATGCGCGGTGACCCCTACCTCGCGCGGCTCACCGGGATTGGGTTCGCCGGGCCCAGGAGGAAGATCCGCGGCCGCGACTTCGCCGGCACGGTGGAGGCGGTCGGCCGGGACGTGCGGCGCTTCCGGCCGGGTGACGAGGTGTACGGCGACCTCGGCGCCGCGGACGGGGCGTTCGCCGAGTACGTGTGCGTGTCGGAGGACCTGGTCGAGACCAAGCCGGCCACCCTGACGTTCGAACAGGCGGCGGCGGTACCGCTGGCCGGGCTCACCGCGCTGACGGCGTTGCGCGACGCCGGAAAGCTCCAGCCGGGCCAGCGCGTGCTGGTCAACGGCGCGTCCGGTGGCGTCGGGACGTTCGCGGTGCAGATAGCGAAGTCCACGGGCGCGGAGGTGACCGGTGTGTGCAGCACGAGGAACGTCGACCTGGTGGCGTCGATCGGCGCGGACCACATCGTCGACTACACCGCGGCGGACTTCACCCGCTCCGGCACGCGCTACGACCTCGTCCTCGACCTGGTCGGCAACCACTCGCTGACCGCGCTGCGACGTGCGCTCGCGCCGGGCGGGACGATCGTGCTGTCCGGCGGGGGAGTGTTCACCGGCGGCAGCCTCGTAGGTCCGATGTCGCTCCTGGTCAGGGCGAGGCTGCAGGCCCCGTTCGTCCGCGACCGCCTGGTCGTCCTGACCACGGCACCCGACCGGGAGGTGCTCGCGGCACTGCGCGACCTCGCCGAGTCTGGGGCCTTCACCCCGGTCGTCGACCGGGTGTACCCGCTGGCCGAGGTGCCCGCCGCGCTCCGGTACGTCGAGACCGAACACGCCCGCGCGAAGGTGGTGATCACGGTCTGA
- a CDS encoding DUF2306 domain-containing protein — MTYSTRRDLLVPAAIVLFSVVPVLGGVLRLAELGGGAEITPDNARFFASPVPVVLHAVTVSVYCVLGAFQFAPGFRRRRPRWHRMSGRLLVLCGLIGALSGLWMTVFYPKPADVGALLTGFRLVFGTAWVVSIVLGFTAIRRRDVAGHRAWMVRGFAVGLGASTQALTMGPWIAFAGPLDEPTKAVLMLAAWLVNLAVAEWVIRRPARVVAPVLALGENR, encoded by the coding sequence ATGACCTACTCGACCCGGCGGGACCTGCTCGTCCCGGCCGCGATCGTCCTGTTCAGCGTCGTCCCGGTGCTCGGCGGCGTGCTCCGGCTGGCCGAGCTCGGCGGTGGTGCGGAGATCACGCCGGACAACGCGCGGTTCTTCGCCTCGCCCGTGCCCGTGGTGCTGCACGCGGTCACCGTCAGCGTGTACTGCGTCCTCGGAGCCTTCCAGTTCGCGCCCGGATTCCGCCGCCGCAGACCCCGCTGGCACCGGATGTCCGGACGGCTCTTGGTCCTCTGTGGACTCATCGGGGCGCTGTCCGGGCTGTGGATGACCGTGTTCTACCCGAAGCCCGCCGACGTGGGCGCGCTGCTCACCGGCTTCCGGCTGGTGTTCGGCACGGCCTGGGTGGTGTCCATCGTCCTCGGGTTCACCGCGATCCGCCGCCGCGACGTCGCCGGGCACCGTGCCTGGATGGTCCGGGGGTTCGCGGTCGGTCTCGGCGCCAGCACGCAGGCGCTGACGATGGGTCCGTGGATCGCGTTCGCCGGCCCGCTCGACGAGCCCACCAAGGCGGTGCTGATGCTCGCCGCCTGGCTCGTCAACCTCGCCGTCGCGGAGTGGGTCATCCGCCGTCCCGCGCGTGTGGTCGCGCCCGTACTCGCTCTGGGGGAGAACCGATGA